One part of the Nymphaea colorata isolate Beijing-Zhang1983 chromosome 8, ASM883128v2, whole genome shotgun sequence genome encodes these proteins:
- the LOC116258459 gene encoding cytochrome P450 78A5: MASMMDSTWWMLAIPLSFTSSPLSLTTQFLILFLAFVALALFFPPGGLAWSLRRSPLRGPAGIPLFGCLPVMASATPHRWLSATARSLSALDVMSFSVGLTRVVVSSSPETAREILCSPAFADRPPKESAYELLFHRAMGFAPYGDYWRNLRRIAASHFFSRRRIEAAAGGRRAIGEKMVAEVLASTGANGDVKLRRILHLGSLNHVMWTVFGRTFEFSGSSGEGRRLAEMVEEGYELLGVLNWGDHLPFLRWLDLQGVRRRCQKLVSQVNEFVGKIIEEHRDKGRTMKSGDEDDGDFVDALLGSQEENRLTDSDMIAVLWEMIFRGTDTVAILLEWVMARMVLHPEVQRRAQSEIDSVVGRGRGVWDSDLPKLSYLQAIVKEALRMHPPGPLLSWARLAIHDVDVGGQHIPVGTTAMVNMWAITHDEHIWERPEVFNPDRFMAGEEVSVLGTDLRLAPFGAGRRVCPGKAMGLASIHLWLAQLLQNYEWLPGAPTVDLSECLKMSMEMKNPLVCRVKPRTATVGV, translated from the exons ATGGCGTCTATGATGGACTCCACCTGGTGGATGCTGGCCATCCCCTTGTCGTTCACCAGCTCCCCGCTCTCCCTCACTACCCAATTCCTCATCCTCTTCCTTGCCTTTGTTGCTCTTGCTCTCTTCTTCCCTCCCGGCGGACTGGCGTGGTCCCTCCGCCGCTCGCCTCTCCGCGGCCCCGCCGGCATCCCGCTATTCGGCTGCCTGCCCGTCATGGCATCCGCCACCCCGCACCGCTGGCTCTCTGCCACCGCTCGCTCCCTCTCCGCTCTCGACGTCATGTCCTTCAGCGTGGGCCTCACCCGCGTTGTTGTCTCGAGCTCGCCGGAGACCGCGAGGGAGATCCTGTGTAGCCCGGCCTTTGCTGACCGCCCGCCTAAGGAGTCGGCCTATGAGCTCCTCTTCCACCGGGCTATGGGGTTCGCTCCCTACGGAGACTACTGGCGCAACCTCCGCCGCATCGCCGCCTCCCACTTCTTCAGTCGGCGGAGGATCGAAGCAGCCGCCGGGGGCCGCCGAGCCATCGGCGAGAAGATGGTGGCGGAGGTTCTGGCGTCCACGGGCGCCAATGGTGATGTTAAATTGAGAAGAATTCTGCACCTGGGGTCCCTAAACCACGTCATGTGGACGGTCTTTGGGCGGACTTTTGAGTTCTCCGGCAGCAGCGGTGAGGGCCGGCGACTGGCAGAGATGGTGGAGGAAGGGTACGAGCTGCTGGGGGTGCTTAACTGGGGCGACCACCTTCCATTCCTGAGGTGGTTGGATCTGCAGGGAGTGAGAAGGCGTTGCCAGAAATTAGTTTCTCAGGTGAACGAGTTCGTCGGAAAAATCATTGAGGAACACAGAGACAAGGGGAGAACAATGAAGAGtggtgatgaagatgatggTGATTTTGTGGATGCTTTACTTGGTTCACAGGAAGAGAACAGGTTAACTGACTCTGATATGATTGCTGTTCTCTGG GAGATGATCTTCCGTGGCACAGACACAGTGGCCATCCTGTTGGAGTGGGTCATGGCGCGCATGGTCCTGCACCCAGAGGTACAGAGGCGAGCGCAATCGGAGATCGACTCTGTAGTTGGCAGAGGCAGAGGGGTGTGGGATTCAGACCTGCCCAAACTCAGCTACCTCCAAGCCATTGTCAAGGAGGCGCTCAGGATGCACCCACCCGGCCCCCTCCTCTCCTGGGCTCGCCTCGCCATCCACGACGTCGACGTCGGCGGCCAACATATTCCCGTCGGCACGACTGCCATGGTGAATATGTGGGCTATCACACACGACGAGCATATCTGGGAGAGGCCGGAGGTATTCAATCCCGACAGGTTCATGGCCGGAGAAGAAGTGAGCGTTCTCGGCACCGATCTGAGGCTGGCGCCATTCGGCGCCGGCCGGCGAGTTTGTCCAGGGAAAGCCATGGGTTTAGCTAGCATTCATCTGTGGCTAGCTCAGTTGCTTCAGAACTATGAGTGGCTTCCTGGTGCACCCACCGTTGATCTCTCAGAATGTCTCAAAATGTCCATGGAGATGAAGAACCCTCTGGTCTGCAGGGTGAAGCCCAGGACTGCTACTGTTGGTGTTTGA